One window from the genome of Actinoplanes teichomyceticus ATCC 31121 encodes:
- a CDS encoding TIGR03084 family metal-binding protein, whose translation MTASDVFEDLAREGDEVDRLVAGLDDAGWDTPTPAPGWTVRHQIAHLTAVFTMAGLAAADPDRFRALVSRLSGEFAADVHAAMAPLLQLPPAAALERWRTERATAGKALAAAAPGDLLPWLVRPIPPAVLAGAGLMELFGHGQDIADALGVTPVRTDRMRHLVGFAVRTWDFGYQARGLPTPDTEFRFEITAPSGEQVWAFGPQDAAQRVSGPAVDFCLLVTRRRHRDDLAVTAEGAVAQHWLDIAQAYRGPAGEGRQPGQFAAVR comes from the coding sequence GTGACCGCGTCCGATGTGTTCGAGGATCTGGCCCGCGAGGGCGACGAGGTGGACCGGCTGGTGGCCGGTCTCGATGACGCCGGCTGGGACACGCCGACGCCGGCGCCCGGCTGGACCGTACGCCATCAGATCGCCCACCTGACCGCGGTGTTCACGATGGCCGGGCTGGCGGCCGCCGACCCGGACCGGTTCCGGGCGCTGGTCAGCCGGCTGTCCGGGGAGTTCGCGGCCGACGTGCACGCCGCGATGGCGCCGCTGCTGCAGCTGCCCCCCGCGGCCGCGCTGGAACGCTGGCGTACCGAGCGCGCCACGGCCGGCAAGGCGCTGGCCGCCGCGGCGCCCGGGGATCTGCTGCCGTGGCTGGTGCGCCCGATCCCGCCGGCGGTGCTGGCCGGTGCGGGGCTGATGGAGTTGTTCGGCCATGGCCAGGACATCGCCGACGCGCTGGGCGTCACGCCGGTGCGTACCGATCGGATGCGTCATCTGGTCGGGTTCGCCGTACGCACGTGGGATTTCGGTTACCAGGCGCGGGGTTTGCCGACGCCGGACACCGAGTTCCGGTTCGAGATCACCGCGCCGTCGGGCGAACAGGTGTGGGCATTCGGGCCACAGGATGCGGCGCAGCGGGTGAGCGGACCGGCCGTGGACTTCTGTCTGCTGGTCACGCGGCGGCGGCACCGCGACGATCTGGCAGTGACGGCCGAGGGCGCCGTGGCGCAGCACTGGCTGGACATCGCGCAGGCGTACCGGGGTCCCGCCGGTGAGGGCCGGCAGCCGGGTCAGTTCGCCGCCGTGCGGTGA
- a CDS encoding DUF1702 family protein encodes MAHVLGAVRRLMLAPPLEEVTFARRGFSVTASAHTRALEAIPQAVICGFEWGMDTRTQWQLQRRLDLVDAEHRGFAYEGATMALTILDAMAAGRGHRARDLLAGPGRPHTFLTYIGVGFAMARLPRPLWRKVLPDLSGVPYYPTMSWLAVDGYGFDRAYFRTDRWVAEQERPRPYPWLGDRDYFARAFDQGVGRALWFVHGGDAIGLAATIGGFAHARRADLWSGAGLAATFAGGTDRAGYAMLRSLASSYRGDVAQGAVFAARARTHAGFVPEHTETAIHILAGLSAAGATDLADASAVPESASGTLPAYEQWRRRIRAAVPGLDRV; translated from the coding sequence ATGGCCCACGTGCTGGGCGCTGTGCGCCGGCTCATGCTCGCCCCGCCGCTGGAGGAGGTGACCTTCGCCCGCCGCGGTTTTTCCGTCACCGCCTCCGCGCACACCCGCGCGCTGGAAGCCATCCCGCAGGCGGTGATCTGCGGCTTCGAATGGGGCATGGACACGCGCACGCAGTGGCAGTTGCAGCGCCGGCTCGACCTGGTCGACGCCGAGCACCGCGGCTTCGCCTACGAGGGCGCCACCATGGCGCTCACCATCCTCGACGCGATGGCCGCGGGCCGTGGACACCGGGCACGCGACCTGCTCGCCGGTCCGGGACGGCCGCACACCTTTCTGACCTATATCGGCGTCGGTTTCGCCATGGCCCGCCTGCCGCGTCCGCTGTGGCGCAAGGTGCTGCCCGATCTGAGCGGTGTGCCGTACTACCCGACGATGAGCTGGCTGGCCGTGGACGGCTACGGCTTCGACCGCGCCTACTTCCGTACCGACCGCTGGGTGGCCGAGCAGGAACGCCCGCGGCCGTACCCGTGGCTCGGCGACCGCGACTACTTCGCCCGCGCCTTCGACCAGGGCGTCGGGCGGGCGCTGTGGTTCGTGCACGGCGGTGACGCCATCGGCCTCGCCGCCACGATCGGCGGGTTCGCCCACGCCCGCCGCGCCGATCTGTGGAGCGGCGCCGGGCTGGCCGCCACGTTCGCCGGCGGCACCGACCGCGCCGGGTACGCCATGCTGCGCTCCCTGGCCTCGTCCTACCGCGGGGACGTCGCTCAGGGCGCGGTGTTCGCCGCCCGCGCCCGCACGCACGCCGGGTTCGTGCCCGAGCACACCGAGACCGCGATCCACATCCTCGCCGGGCTGTCCGCCGCCGGCGCCACGGATCTCGCCGATGCCAGCGCGGTGCCCGAATCCGCGAGCGGCACGCTGCCCGCGTACGAGCAGTGGCGCCGGCGGATCCGCGCCGCCGTGCCCGGCCTCGACCGGGTCTGA
- a CDS encoding DUF5987 family protein yields the protein MNGEESVLEDPARVQTIEAFADTIVPGERRGPDDRAVAGAAAGPGAVAAGALELLRWPAGGLSDSLDGLADILTMHAEEYAARRGVELDPAVPAFVALGFEDRTALVLELTAPEHPEKQLWVGLALFSNMAFDSAAHLATADAFAQGHPGLRHLGYTPPGADGLWRFPQYSYRRPLAPLHPGTTSTGSPA from the coding sequence GTGAACGGCGAGGAGAGTGTCCTGGAAGATCCGGCGCGCGTGCAGACCATCGAGGCGTTCGCCGACACCATCGTGCCCGGTGAGCGGCGCGGTCCGGATGATCGGGCGGTGGCGGGCGCGGCCGCGGGGCCGGGTGCGGTGGCGGCGGGGGCGCTGGAACTGCTGCGCTGGCCGGCCGGAGGTCTGTCGGACAGCCTCGACGGCCTCGCGGACATCCTGACCATGCACGCCGAGGAGTACGCCGCCCGGCGCGGTGTCGAGCTGGATCCGGCGGTGCCCGCGTTCGTGGCGCTGGGCTTCGAGGATCGTACGGCGCTGGTGCTGGAGCTGACCGCGCCGGAGCACCCGGAGAAGCAGCTGTGGGTGGGGCTGGCGTTGTTCAGCAACATGGCGTTCGACAGTGCGGCGCACCTGGCCACGGCCGACGCGTTCGCGCAGGGGCATCCGGGGTTGCGGCATCTGGGCTATACGCCGCCGGGCGCCGACGGTCTCTGGCGGTTTCCGCAATACAGCTATCGGCGTCCGTTGGCGCCGTTGCATCCCGGCACGACGAGCACGGGGAGTCCGGCATGA
- a CDS encoding FAD-dependent oxidoreductase, giving the protein MSAVESTDVLIIGSGFGGAIAAYHLAAGGARVVVLERGPWLSAEEFEHDFKLGSSYTRAFDFVVGDGMSVLGGNCVGGGSVVYFATMPRAPRFVFERHGSLGRRMWPAAISRDSLEPWYDRVVEALPVTGQSWSQVPYAGGLWAAACAHAGRTANPVPSAIDVDSCTNCNWMMAGCRFDAKRSLLLNYLPAALAHGAQIRPLHEVQRLSRTGDGGYRVHYRIVDDEDYRILHDAGTIDAKIVVVAAGAGATPAILQRSEAELGAMPHAVGRYFSGNGERLNTAVFDEERVREVLGLDRGDGVAYEAYQIGRGPTVANWDRLDASLPEFERFSLEQLYFPPGLGTILAQTPGATQPRWFGTRKKDMLRDWRSWLTIFTMSEDDNEGVFGPPPETGNARRFSQQMLGHGPLRYRPSVNTQRGWDLSDREVKDILERDGLARVEPWTNDLIGAYTVHPLASCRIGDDPRTSALDGNHELRDHPGIFVTDGSAVPGALTVNPALTIAALAERAMPAIVRAARQRGVPVSYGAPAPDGSTAGRRAVLRLR; this is encoded by the coding sequence ATGAGCGCCGTGGAGAGCACCGACGTCCTGATCATCGGCAGTGGGTTCGGCGGGGCGATCGCCGCGTACCATCTGGCCGCCGGTGGCGCCAGGGTGGTGGTGCTGGAACGCGGGCCGTGGCTGAGCGCCGAGGAGTTCGAGCACGACTTCAAGCTCGGTTCGTCGTACACCCGGGCCTTCGATTTCGTGGTGGGCGACGGGATGAGCGTGCTGGGCGGCAACTGTGTGGGTGGCGGCAGTGTCGTCTATTTCGCCACCATGCCGCGCGCGCCGCGGTTCGTTTTCGAGCGGCACGGCAGTCTGGGGCGGCGGATGTGGCCGGCGGCGATCAGCCGGGACAGCCTGGAACCGTGGTACGACCGGGTGGTCGAGGCGTTGCCGGTGACCGGACAGAGCTGGTCGCAGGTGCCGTACGCGGGTGGCCTGTGGGCGGCGGCGTGCGCGCACGCGGGTCGTACGGCGAACCCGGTGCCCTCGGCGATCGACGTGGACAGCTGCACCAACTGCAACTGGATGATGGCCGGCTGCCGGTTCGACGCCAAGCGCTCGCTGCTGCTCAACTATCTGCCCGCGGCGCTGGCGCACGGCGCGCAGATCCGGCCCCTGCATGAGGTGCAGCGGCTGTCGCGTACCGGCGACGGCGGCTACCGGGTGCACTACCGGATCGTCGACGACGAGGACTACCGGATCCTGCATGACGCGGGCACGATCGACGCGAAGATCGTCGTGGTGGCCGCGGGCGCCGGTGCCACCCCGGCGATCCTGCAGCGCTCGGAGGCGGAACTCGGGGCGATGCCGCACGCGGTGGGGCGGTACTTCTCGGGCAACGGCGAGCGGCTCAACACCGCCGTGTTCGACGAGGAGCGGGTCCGCGAGGTGCTGGGGCTCGACCGCGGTGACGGGGTGGCGTACGAGGCGTACCAGATCGGCCGGGGCCCGACGGTGGCGAACTGGGACCGGCTCGACGCCTCGCTGCCGGAATTCGAGCGGTTCTCCCTGGAGCAGCTGTACTTCCCGCCCGGCCTGGGCACCATCCTGGCGCAGACGCCCGGCGCGACGCAGCCCCGCTGGTTCGGCACGCGCAAGAAGGACATGCTGCGTGACTGGCGCTCCTGGCTGACCATTTTCACCATGTCGGAGGACGACAACGAGGGGGTGTTCGGCCCGCCGCCGGAGACCGGCAACGCGCGCCGGTTCTCGCAGCAGATGCTGGGCCACGGCCCGCTGCGCTACCGGCCGAGCGTCAACACGCAGCGCGGCTGGGACCTGTCGGACCGGGAGGTGAAGGACATCCTGGAGCGCGACGGGCTGGCCCGGGTGGAGCCGTGGACCAACGATCTGATCGGGGCGTACACGGTGCATCCGCTGGCCTCCTGCCGCATCGGTGACGACCCGCGCACCTCGGCATTGGACGGCAACCACGAGCTGCGCGACCATCCCGGCATCTTCGTCACCGACGGCTCGGCGGTGCCGGGGGCGCTGACGGTGAACCCGGCGCTGACCATCGCCGCGCTGGCGGAGCGGGCCATGCCGGCCATCGTGCGGGCGGCGCGGCAGCGGGGCGTACCGGTCAGCTACGGCGCTCCGGCGCCGGACGGCTCGACGGCGGGCCGGCGCGCGGTCCTGCGGCTGCGATGA
- a CDS encoding carboxymuconolactone decarboxylase family protein, translated as MLGAERLLARLTRGVSQQQVRYVAAVPAAAATPRVRAVYAQVERDFGMLAPPVSLHAPSPDVLAAAWVLLRETLLAGDRSARAGKEAVAASVSAMNACPYCVQVHTATLTGLRRHPVEGRPADLSRTAVAVTFHYLNRMVNIFLGDPPLSAVPAGVRPAAARGAERLLGHLGARSHTPGASLDLLGVAEPPADLAWAGTGVVADALARACAAVEARAREAVPAPVAELVTARLVDWTGAPAGIDARRTCAAAAEQLPASCRASGRLLLLTAFASYQVTAADIAAFRRERDGDAALIEATAWAALAAARRWGRLLTAAR; from the coding sequence ATGCTCGGAGCCGAGCGGCTGCTGGCCCGGCTGACCCGGGGCGTGTCACAGCAGCAGGTGCGCTATGTGGCGGCCGTCCCGGCGGCGGCCGCCACGCCCCGGGTGCGTGCGGTGTACGCACAGGTCGAGCGGGATTTCGGGATGCTCGCGCCGCCGGTGAGCCTGCACGCGCCGAGCCCGGATGTGCTTGCCGCGGCCTGGGTGCTGTTGCGGGAGACCCTGCTGGCCGGCGACCGGTCGGCGCGGGCCGGCAAGGAGGCGGTGGCGGCGTCGGTGTCGGCGATGAACGCGTGCCCGTACTGCGTGCAGGTGCATACCGCCACGCTGACCGGGCTGCGGCGCCACCCGGTCGAGGGGCGGCCGGCGGACCTCTCGCGGACCGCGGTCGCGGTGACGTTCCACTACCTCAACCGTATGGTCAACATCTTTCTCGGTGATCCGCCGCTGTCCGCCGTGCCGGCGGGTGTCCGCCCGGCGGCGGCCCGGGGCGCCGAGCGGTTGCTGGGACACCTCGGCGCGCGCAGTCACACGCCGGGCGCCTCGCTGGATCTGCTGGGCGTCGCGGAACCACCCGCGGATCTGGCCTGGGCCGGTACGGGCGTCGTCGCGGACGCCCTGGCACGCGCCTGTGCGGCCGTCGAGGCGCGGGCCCGGGAGGCCGTGCCCGCGCCGGTTGCCGAGCTGGTGACCGCGCGGCTGGTGGACTGGACCGGCGCACCGGCCGGGATCGACGCGCGCCGCACGTGCGCGGCCGCCGCCGAGCAGCTGCCGGCGTCCTGCCGCGCGAGCGGACGACTGTTGCTGCTGACCGCGTTCGCGTCGTATCAGGTGACGGCGGCCGACATCGCCGCGTTCCGCCGGGAGCGGGACGGCGATGCGGCGCTGATCGAGGCGACGGCGTGGGCGGCGCTGGCCGCCGCACGCCGCTGGGGCAGGCTGCTCACCGCCGCGCGGTGA
- a CDS encoding FAD-dependent oxidoreductase, protein MTRQAATGSAAPPHAGHRAVVLGASIAGTLAARVLTESYDEVVMIDRDRVLGVTAPRRGAPHAVHAHGLHAGGYRLLAELFPGLLDEARELPGLSIRDFGLMRWYFDGRPISRAETGLLSIAGSRPVLENHLRSRVAALPGVQVREETELLALTADAGRERITGVRLRSVSDDRAYHLDADLVVDATGRGSRLPVWLGELGYPRPAEERMPIGLAYTTRTFRRRPGTFGGPEAINPVASPAHPRGAFFGQAATGDCRLSLTGILGDRPPTDPDAFLDFARTLPVADIHDAISDAEPIGDAASFTFPASVWRHYERLDRFPAGLVVLGDAFASFNPVYGQGMTVAARQADVLRCHLRRHAAVHPRRLLRDMARAMAAPWIISTRGDLDFAGVPGPRPARVRLFNAYQRRVQYAMSRDPAVTRAFMHVTGLVDPPRALWRPSVVARVLRHAWRMPAAQPRTEERSLTARR, encoded by the coding sequence ATGACCAGACAAGCGGCAACCGGCAGCGCCGCACCACCGCACGCGGGGCACCGGGCGGTCGTGCTCGGCGCCAGCATCGCCGGCACCCTCGCCGCCCGGGTACTCACCGAGTCCTACGACGAGGTGGTGATGATCGACCGGGACCGGGTGCTCGGCGTCACCGCCCCGCGCCGTGGCGCACCCCACGCCGTGCACGCGCACGGGCTGCACGCCGGCGGCTATCGGCTGCTCGCCGAGCTGTTTCCCGGGCTGCTCGACGAGGCACGCGAGCTGCCGGGCCTGTCCATCCGGGACTTCGGGCTGATGCGCTGGTACTTCGACGGCCGCCCGATCAGCCGGGCGGAAACCGGGCTGCTGTCGATCGCCGGTTCGCGGCCGGTGCTGGAGAACCACCTGCGCTCCCGCGTCGCCGCACTGCCCGGGGTACAGGTCCGCGAGGAGACCGAACTGCTCGCCCTGACCGCCGACGCCGGCCGCGAGCGGATCACCGGGGTGAGGCTGCGCTCGGTGAGCGACGACCGGGCCTACCACCTCGACGCGGACCTCGTCGTCGACGCCACCGGGCGCGGCTCCCGGCTGCCGGTGTGGCTCGGCGAACTCGGCTACCCGCGACCGGCCGAGGAACGGATGCCGATCGGGCTGGCCTACACCACCCGTACGTTCCGGCGCCGGCCCGGCACGTTCGGCGGCCCCGAGGCGATCAACCCGGTCGCCTCCCCGGCACACCCGCGCGGCGCGTTCTTCGGCCAGGCCGCCACCGGCGACTGCCGGCTCTCGCTCACCGGCATCCTCGGCGACCGCCCGCCCACCGACCCGGACGCGTTCCTCGACTTCGCGCGCACCCTGCCGGTCGCCGACATCCACGACGCGATCAGCGACGCGGAACCGATCGGCGACGCCGCCTCGTTCACCTTCCCGGCCAGCGTGTGGCGCCACTATGAACGCCTCGACCGCTTCCCCGCCGGACTGGTGGTGCTCGGCGACGCCTTCGCCAGCTTCAACCCGGTGTACGGCCAAGGCATGACGGTCGCCGCCCGCCAGGCCGACGTGCTGCGCTGCCACCTGCGCCGCCACGCCGCCGTGCATCCCCGGCGGCTGCTGCGCGACATGGCCCGCGCGATGGCCGCGCCGTGGATCATCTCCACCCGCGGCGACCTCGACTTCGCCGGGGTGCCGGGCCCCCGCCCGGCGCGGGTGCGGCTGTTCAACGCCTACCAGCGGCGCGTGCAGTACGCGATGTCCCGCGACCCCGCGGTGACGCGCGCGTTCATGCACGTCACCGGGCTGGTCGACCCGCCCCGCGCACTGTGGCGCCCGAGCGTGGTGGCCCGGGTGCTGCGCCACGCCTGGCGGATGCCGGCCGCGCAGCCCCGGACCGAGGAGCGCAGCCTCACCGCGCGGCGGTGA
- a CDS encoding acyltransferase family protein — MSSTDLQPAAPAPAPARNPAVYGIRGWAALALTTVHVAMFSGLLGTRAFGEHRPPSNAIGGFLVSGMPSFIGVFFVLPALYLYLPVARSIVAGTPRPAQGPVLVRRLVRLLPAYWLMYAVVLVALNRQDVHGWWDVLRPVLLLQIYSPTPFAPHFINGMEVSWTVPSMVQWYLVLPLIAWAVRPYASRGATAAARARRLLLPVPILIAVGVAWLAVVKLNGWDNRMVFWWPQGFAPTIGIGMGLAVLLALARVSPADTPRLLRIAAAHPGWCWLAAGVVYLVNCARPFSVIGMDAIYSVSGLLVTYAMVAMFGFFASLPLVAPGARETRFTRVALANPVMAHLGKVSYGVYLWHFAVMHFVLQPGNVLTGAARPIRELYGLSGFWRLELATVAGAVLLATLSHRLLEEPLARRVDRMLRTRATGRKPEERRRDTVRANLVDLENHPGRRLVDERAPAGDLARLWTLFHAYSTAVDTAAPTVVLTGSPPPLERRHITDDGREELSISDALARMDELFRRTADAFAAAADDHARDDEEDTAS; from the coding sequence ATGAGCAGCACAGACCTGCAGCCGGCGGCGCCCGCGCCGGCGCCGGCGCGCAACCCGGCGGTGTACGGCATCCGCGGCTGGGCGGCGCTCGCGCTGACCACCGTGCACGTGGCCATGTTCTCGGGCCTGCTGGGCACCCGGGCGTTCGGGGAGCACCGCCCGCCGAGCAACGCGATCGGCGGGTTCCTGGTCAGCGGGATGCCCTCGTTCATCGGCGTGTTCTTCGTGCTGCCGGCGCTGTACCTGTACCTGCCGGTGGCACGGTCGATCGTGGCCGGTACGCCGCGCCCGGCGCAGGGCCCGGTGCTGGTGCGCCGGCTGGTGCGGCTGCTGCCGGCGTACTGGCTGATGTACGCGGTGGTGCTGGTGGCGTTGAACCGGCAGGACGTGCACGGGTGGTGGGACGTGCTGCGCCCGGTGCTGTTGCTGCAGATCTACTCGCCCACGCCGTTCGCGCCGCACTTCATCAACGGCATGGAGGTCAGCTGGACCGTGCCGAGCATGGTGCAGTGGTATCTGGTGCTGCCGCTGATCGCGTGGGCGGTGCGCCCGTACGCCTCCCGTGGCGCCACTGCGGCGGCGCGGGCCCGGCGGTTGCTGCTGCCGGTGCCCATCCTGATCGCGGTCGGGGTGGCGTGGCTGGCGGTGGTGAAGCTCAACGGCTGGGACAACCGGATGGTGTTCTGGTGGCCGCAGGGTTTCGCCCCGACCATCGGCATCGGGATGGGGCTGGCGGTGCTGCTGGCGCTGGCCCGGGTCTCGCCCGCGGACACCCCGCGGCTGCTGCGGATCGCCGCGGCGCACCCGGGGTGGTGCTGGCTGGCGGCGGGCGTGGTGTACCTCGTCAACTGCGCGCGCCCGTTCAGCGTGATCGGCATGGACGCCATCTACTCGGTGAGCGGGTTGCTGGTGACGTACGCGATGGTGGCGATGTTCGGTTTCTTCGCCTCGCTGCCGCTGGTGGCGCCGGGCGCCCGCGAGACTCGTTTCACCCGGGTGGCGCTGGCGAATCCGGTGATGGCGCATCTCGGGAAGGTGTCGTACGGGGTGTACCTGTGGCACTTCGCGGTGATGCACTTCGTGCTGCAGCCGGGCAATGTGCTCACCGGCGCGGCCCGCCCGATCCGCGAACTGTACGGCCTCAGCGGTTTCTGGCGTCTCGAGCTGGCCACGGTCGCCGGGGCGGTGCTGCTGGCGACGCTGAGCCACCGCCTTCTCGAGGAACCCTTGGCCCGCCGGGTCGACCGGATGCTGAGAACACGCGCCACCGGCCGAAAGCCGGAGGAGCGCCGGCGTGACACCGTACGGGCGAATCTCGTCGATCTGGAGAACCATCCTGGGCGGCGGCTGGTCGACGAGCGTGCCCCGGCAGGTGACCTGGCGCGCCTGTGGACCCTGTTCCACGCCTACTCCACCGCGGTGGACACCGCGGCGCCGACGGTGGTGCTGACCGGGTCGCCGCCCCCGCTGGAGCGGCGGCACATCACCGATGACGGGCGCGAGGAGCTGAGCATCAGCGACGCCCTGGCACGGATGGACGAGTTGTTCCGGCGCACCGCCGACGCGTTCGCCGCGGCCGCCGACGACCACGCCCGCGACGATGAGGAGGACACGGCATCATGA
- the tpx gene encoding thiol peroxidase, with translation MTATTFRGRPVVLRGPRLRAGDPAPDCTVLADDFTPVRLLSAATGIRIISSVPSLDTDVCDQQTRRFHEEATRLTGVSVLTVSVDLPFAQRRWCATSGLDGVRTLSDHRELAFGQAYGVAVAELRVLARAVFVLGPDDVIRYAQYVGEIGEHPGYDEVLAAVSRI, from the coding sequence ATGACAGCGACCACGTTCCGCGGTAGACCGGTCGTGCTGCGGGGACCCCGCCTACGCGCCGGCGATCCCGCCCCGGATTGCACCGTGCTGGCCGACGACTTCACGCCCGTGCGCCTGCTGTCGGCGGCGACCGGGATCCGGATCATCTCGTCGGTGCCGTCGCTGGACACCGACGTGTGCGACCAGCAGACCCGGCGCTTCCACGAGGAGGCGACCCGGCTGACCGGGGTGAGCGTGCTGACCGTGTCGGTGGACCTGCCGTTCGCGCAGCGGCGCTGGTGCGCGACGTCCGGCCTCGACGGCGTGCGGACCCTGTCGGACCATCGTGAGCTGGCGTTCGGCCAGGCGTACGGCGTGGCGGTGGCCGAGCTGCGGGTGCTGGCACGGGCGGTGTTCGTGCTCGGCCCCGATGATGTGATCCGGTACGCGCAGTATGTCGGCGAGATCGGCGAGCACCCCGGTTACGACGAGGTGCTGGCCGCAGTCAGCCGGATCTAG
- a CDS encoding epoxide hydrolase family protein: MQPFRVQIPDDDLDDLRRRLRGARWPEPVPGAAEGLGIRADQLRELADYWRDGYDWRAAEAELNSYPQFRTEIDGLPVHFLHVRAADPAAPALILTHGWPGSIVEYLDLIGPLTDPAAHGGDPADAFHVVVPSLPGFGFSSPLPGTGWGVARTAAAWAELMRRLGHDRYLAQGTDFGAWVSTALGAVDREHVLGVHINFLITAPPADPAQLDGLTPDEMRRLQRLGRFVDDGSGYMRLQATRPVTAAYALSDSPLGQLAWIAEKFGEWTDWSKTPADAVDRDRLLTNVSLYWFTRTAASSAMLYAESAPMLPVSREPVVPPPIDVPTAVSVFPADPSQPLRRWAQQALPGIVQWTEHERGGHFPALEQPALLAEDLRRFARALSAH; this comes from the coding sequence ATGCAGCCGTTTCGTGTCCAGATTCCCGATGACGATCTCGACGATCTGCGGCGGCGGTTGCGCGGCGCCCGCTGGCCCGAGCCGGTGCCCGGCGCCGCTGAAGGGCTCGGCATCCGCGCCGATCAGCTGCGGGAGCTGGCGGACTACTGGCGCGACGGCTACGACTGGCGCGCGGCGGAGGCGGAACTCAACTCCTACCCGCAGTTCCGTACCGAGATCGACGGGCTGCCGGTGCATTTCCTGCACGTGCGCGCCGCGGATCCCGCCGCGCCCGCCCTCATCCTCACGCACGGCTGGCCCGGCTCGATCGTGGAGTATCTCGACCTGATCGGCCCGCTGACCGATCCGGCGGCGCACGGCGGCGACCCGGCCGACGCGTTCCACGTGGTGGTGCCGTCGCTGCCGGGTTTCGGGTTCTCCAGCCCCCTCCCCGGCACGGGGTGGGGTGTGGCGCGCACCGCCGCGGCCTGGGCGGAGCTGATGCGCCGGCTGGGCCATGACCGCTACCTGGCCCAGGGAACCGACTTCGGTGCGTGGGTGAGTACCGCGCTGGGGGCGGTCGACCGCGAGCACGTGCTCGGGGTACACATCAACTTCCTCATCACGGCCCCGCCGGCCGACCCCGCGCAGCTGGACGGGCTCACACCCGACGAGATGCGGCGGCTTCAACGGCTGGGCCGGTTCGTCGACGACGGCTCGGGTTACATGAGGCTGCAGGCGACCCGGCCGGTGACGGCGGCGTACGCGCTGAGCGACTCGCCGCTGGGTCAGCTGGCGTGGATCGCGGAGAAGTTCGGTGAGTGGACCGACTGGTCGAAGACACCCGCGGATGCGGTCGACCGCGACCGGCTGTTGACCAACGTGTCGCTGTACTGGTTCACCCGCACGGCCGCCTCGTCGGCGATGTTGTACGCCGAGAGCGCGCCGATGCTGCCGGTGAGCCGTGAGCCGGTCGTCCCGCCGCCGATCGATGTGCCGACGGCCGTGTCGGTGTTCCCCGCCGACCCGTCGCAACCCCTGCGGCGCTGGGCGCAGCAGGCGTTGCCGGGCATCGTGCAGTGGACCGAGCACGAGCGCGGCGGCCACTTCCCCGCCCTCGAACAGCCGGCGCTGCTGGCCGAGGATCTACGCCGTTTCGCCCGTGCGTTGAGCGCTCACTGA